The following are from one region of the Actinomyces sp. oral taxon 897 genome:
- a CDS encoding PfkB family carbohydrate kinase produces the protein MTPRRPACFISTGSVLIDLPLRLSHIPAPGGAVTAVSSGPAVGGGYTVVSAVARQGLPAALAATIGTGPNSSQVREWMVLDGVELLVEELVGDIGSCTTLIEPSGRRTFITTEGVEAEPQAEDLERLGLLAGDWVYATGYDIAHPSSRPVLVPWLLELPSGVSLVLDLGPVQPEIPDDILLPLLRRTSLLTGNHLEMTQLIGRLGSPMAVRAACPQALIVRRTGVHGCDLWPAGGDEHIEVPGFAREVVDTTGAGDTHTGVLVSGLMDGLDVVAAARRANVAAALAAARSGPARSPRRKDIDAVLSAEPPR, from the coding sequence GACGCCCCGCGTGCTTTATCTCGACCGGTTCCGTCCTCATCGACCTCCCGCTGCGGCTCAGCCACATCCCCGCCCCCGGGGGGGCCGTGACCGCGGTCTCCTCCGGCCCGGCCGTGGGGGGCGGGTACACGGTGGTCTCGGCCGTGGCCCGCCAGGGCCTGCCCGCCGCGCTCGCGGCCACCATCGGCACCGGGCCCAACTCCAGCCAGGTGCGTGAGTGGATGGTCCTGGACGGCGTCGAGCTCCTGGTGGAGGAGCTGGTGGGGGACATCGGCAGCTGCACCACCCTCATTGAGCCCTCCGGGAGACGCACCTTCATTACCACCGAGGGGGTCGAGGCCGAGCCCCAGGCCGAGGACCTGGAGCGGCTCGGCCTGCTGGCGGGGGACTGGGTCTACGCCACCGGCTACGACATCGCCCACCCCTCCAGCCGCCCGGTGCTGGTGCCCTGGCTCCTGGAGCTGCCCTCCGGCGTGAGCCTGGTGCTGGACCTGGGGCCCGTCCAGCCCGAGATCCCCGACGACATCCTCCTGCCCCTGCTGCGTCGCACCAGCCTCCTGACCGGTAACCACCTGGAGATGACCCAGCTCATTGGGCGCCTGGGCAGTCCCATGGCGGTGCGGGCCGCCTGCCCCCAGGCCCTCATTGTGCGGCGCACCGGGGTGCACGGCTGCGACCTGTGGCCCGCGGGCGGGGACGAGCACATTGAGGTCCCCGGGTTCGCGCGTGAGGTGGTGGACACCACCGGGGCGGGTGACACCCACACCGGGGTGCTCGTCTCCGGCCTCATGGACGGCCTGGACGTGGTCGCCGCGGCCCGGCGCGCCAACGTCGCCGCCGCCCTGGCCGCGGCCCGCTCCGGACCGGCCCGCTCCCCCAGGCGCAAGGACATTGACGCCGTCCTGAGCGCTGAGCCCCCGCGGTGA